In Lotus japonicus ecotype B-129 chromosome 5, LjGifu_v1.2, one genomic interval encodes:
- the LOC130721025 gene encoding uncharacterized protein LOC130721025, which produces MMRSKGQSQSMFMKIMASPFRALGRARDAYVRSITTCGQSVSYGNPMDPAGRFSSLSRSQSVATSRSGDGDDYAELLRAASARTMVGRIDMDLILKQQQLQQQQQHRYHTEGPKGSKLPKSSSVGMGRIDEETPYDTSEGGVAFVAPDSYPRSKSYAVGKRNVAF; this is translated from the coding sequence ATGATGAGGAGCAAGGGGCAGAGCCAGAGCATGTTCATGAAGATCATGGCTTCACCATTCAGAGCACTTGGAAGAGCAAGGGATGCTTATGTTCGCAGCATCACGACTTGTGGTCAGAGTGTGAGTTATGGCAACCCCATGGACCCTGCAGGGAGGTTCTCTTCTCTGTCAAGGAGCCAGAGCGTGGCCACTTCGCGGTCGGGCGATGGCGATGATTATGCAGAGCTCTTGAGGGCTGCATCTGCTAGAACCATGGTTGGTAGAATTGACATGGATTTGATTCTGAAACAGCAGCAGCTtcagcaacagcagcagcatCGTTATCACACTGAGGGACCAAAAGGGTCCAAGTTGCCAAAGTCTAGCAGTGTTGGGATGGGTAGGATTGATGAGGAGACACCTTATGATACCTCAGAAGGGGGTGTTGCTTTTGTGGCACCTGATTCATACCCGAGAAGTAAGAGCTATGCTGTGGGAAAGAGAAACGTTGCTTTCTGA